The stretch of DNA GCTGGCCACGGCCAGCGCCACCGCCAGGTCGACCGACGGTTCGGTCAGCTTCACCCCGCCGACGGTGGCGACGAACGTGTCGCGGTTGCCGAGGGCGACGCCGAGGCGGCGCTGCACGACGGCGAGGACCATCGCCATCCGGCTCGACTCCAGACCGCTGGTGACGCGGCGCGCGTTGCCGGGCGTGGTGTCGGTGGAGACCAGGGACTGCAGCTCGGCCAGGAGCGGCCGGCGTCCCTCCAGCGTGACCGTCACGCACGTGCCCGCCACCGGTTCCGGTGTGCCGGAGACGAACAGCCCGCTCGGGTCGGGCAGGCCGACGATCCCGTCCTCGCCGAGCTCGAAGCAGCCGACCTCGTCCGTGGGGCCGTACCGGTTCTTCACGGCGCGCAGCAGCCGCAGGCGCGAGTGGCGCTCGCCCTCGAACTGGCAGACGACGTCGACCAGGTGCTCCAGCGTCCGCGGCCCCGCGATGGAGCCGTCCTTGGTCACGTGCCCCACGAGCAGCGTGGCGAGCGCCCGCCGCTTGGCGACGCCGATCAGCGCCCCGGCGACCTCGCGCACCTGCGAGACCCCGCCGGCCGCCCCGTCCACCTCGCCGGAGGCGATCGTCTGCACGGAGTCGACGACCAGCAGGTCGGGGTTCGAGTGCTCCACGTGGCCGAGGACCGTCGCGAGGTCCGTCTCGGAGGTCAGCAGCAACCGCGGGCGCAGCGCCCCGATCCGCTCGGCCCGCAGCCGCACCTGCGCCGCGGACTCCTCGGCCGTGACGTACAGGACGGTGCGGCCCGTCGCGGCCGCGCGGGAGGCGGCGTCGAGCAGGAGCGTCGACTTGCCCACGCCCGGCTCGCCCGCCATGAGGACGACCGCGCCGGGCACCAGACCGCCGCCCAGGACGCGGTCGAACTCGTCGACGCCCGTGGGCGTCGCCCGGGCGGCCTCGACGTCGACCTCGGCGATGGGGCGGGCCGGTTCGCGCACGGGGGCCGCCGTCGTCGTGCGGACGGTGACCGCCCCGACCTCCTCGACCGTGCCCCACGCCTGGCACTCCCCGCAGCGGCCGACCCACTTGGCCGTCGTCCAGCCGCACTCGGCGCACTTGTAGGCCGGACGGGACTTCGCGGACGAACCACGGGCGGTCGAGCTCTTCGCAGGCACGTCCCGCACCGTAGGGGCCGGGTACGACACGACCCCCGCACCGGGGCCGGTGCGGGGGTCGTGGCGGAGCGGACGGGCCGGTCGGGCCACCGGTCAGGTGCCGTAGAGGACCTTCATGGTCGTCATGAGGATGCCGAGCGTGGCCATCACGAAGCTGGGCACGAAGGCGAGGATCGCGGCGCCGATGCTGCCGCTCTTGCGGTAGAGCAGGTAGGCCGAGAAGACCATGACGAGCGCGCCGACGAGGGTGAACGTCAGGCCCACCGCGATCCGGCCGCCGGGGGCCGCCTCGTACGGGTCCGAGCCCAGCAGCAGCAGCGGGACGACCCCGGACAGGACGAGGCCGACGACCCAGATGGCCAGCGCGGCGACGGTCCCGCCGTTCGGCTTGGACCACTTGATGGGGGCGATGGCCCGCTGTTCCTCGTGCTGGACCGGCGGGGTGGCGTGCGCGCTCATGCCTCCATCATCCACGCTCGTGACCCTCCGCGGCGACCCAGGTGCACCGTGCGTCGTGCCGCGGCTCCTACGCCGGGCGGGTGAGCGGGCTCCGGAGCCCGCGCGGGACCGCCGACACCACAGGGGTGACCGCACCGCGCCGAGCAGGCAGCCTGCTGCCCCGGCCCTTCGCGGCGGACCTGGAACGGGAGTTCCAGGTGGCGCGCAACGCCTCCCGGTCGCGGTGGTTCGTCCCGACGGCTCTGCTCGGGCTCGTCTTCTTCGACCTCTACGTCCTCCTCGACCTCGTGATGGCCCCCCAGGTGGTCGAACTGTCCCTGTGGCTGCGGCTCGGCCTGGTCAGCCCCGTCACGCTCGTGGGCCTGTGGCTGCGCGGACGGCGGATCGCGGCGCGTCCGGGCTCCCGGGTCGACGTGCTGCTCGTCGCCGGCGCCGCCTCGCTGGTGGTCGGGGTCCTCGCCGTCGTCCAGCGCAGCGCGCCCGACGCGCTCGGCGGGGCGTACTTCGCGGGCGCCCTCATCGTCGTCGTGTTCTTCAGCACGCTCCTGCGCAACGACGTCCGCGGAGCCGCTGGGGTGCTCGCGACGATGGTCGGCGCGTTCGGGTGGGGGCAGTGGTACGTGGGGTCGGACCCCGTGGCGCTGCAGGCCACGTCGCTGCTCGCGGTCGCCGTCAGCGGCCTGTTCGGGCTCGTGCTGGCCGGGACCCTCGAGGAGAGCGAGCGGGCCCGCTTCCTCGCCGAACGCCGCGAACGCCGGCTGGCCGCCGAGCGCGAGGAGCTCATCGCCGCGCTGGCCCAGGCCGCCGTCCGGGACGAGCTGACCGGTCTGCTCAACCGCCGCGGGCTGCTCGACCGCGTGTCGGCGCACCCGGGCACCGCGGGCCGCGGGGGCGTCCTCGTGGTCGACGTCGACCACTTCAAGGAACTGAACGACCGGTTCGGCCACCTCGAGGGGGACCGGTGCCTCACGCTGGTCGCGGACGCCCTGGCCTCGGCGTGCCGTCCCACGGACGTGGTGGCGCGCTTCGGCGGGGAGGAGTTCGTCGTGGTGCTCGACGTGGAGCACGGGCAGGACGCCGGGGAGGGCGACGTGCAGCTGGCCGGGGAACGACTGCGTGCCGCGGTGCGCGGGTGCGCGCTGCCGCACCCCCGCGGCGGGGTGGTGACCGTGAGCGTCGGTGCGGCCCGCGGGGACTGGGAAGCGGCGCTGGCCGCCGCCGACGAGGCCGTCTACGCGGCCAAGGCGGCCGGGCGCGACACCGTCGTGGTGGCCGCCGCGGTGCCGGGGTCGACCGTGGGAGCGCGGACGTGAACCGCCGGCGCCGGGAGCAGCTCGGCGACCGCCTGCGCCGCCTCGGGCTGCCCGTCGTCTCGCCGAGCTACGAGGCGCTGGCCCGGCAGGCGG from Kineococcus endophyticus encodes:
- the radA gene encoding DNA repair protein RadA, which produces MPAKSSTARGSSAKSRPAYKCAECGWTTAKWVGRCGECQAWGTVEEVGAVTVRTTTAAPVREPARPIAEVDVEAARATPTGVDEFDRVLGGGLVPGAVVLMAGEPGVGKSTLLLDAASRAAATGRTVLYVTAEESAAQVRLRAERIGALRPRLLLTSETDLATVLGHVEHSNPDLLVVDSVQTIASGEVDGAAGGVSQVREVAGALIGVAKRRALATLLVGHVTKDGSIAGPRTLEHLVDVVCQFEGERHSRLRLLRAVKNRYGPTDEVGCFELGEDGIVGLPDPSGLFVSGTPEPVAGTCVTVTLEGRRPLLAELQSLVSTDTTPGNARRVTSGLESSRMAMVLAVVQRRLGVALGNRDTFVATVGGVKLTEPSVDLAVALAVASAAKDRPIAAGTIALGEVGLAGEVRRVTGVPRRLSEAARLGFTTAIVPKGSLGDGAAPAGLRVHEVETLLDACVAARLVAS
- a CDS encoding GGDEF domain-containing protein — its product is MSGLRSPRGTADTTGVTAPRRAGSLLPRPFAADLEREFQVARNASRSRWFVPTALLGLVFFDLYVLLDLVMAPQVVELSLWLRLGLVSPVTLVGLWLRGRRIAARPGSRVDVLLVAGAASLVVGVLAVVQRSAPDALGGAYFAGALIVVVFFSTLLRNDVRGAAGVLATMVGAFGWGQWYVGSDPVALQATSLLAVAVSGLFGLVLAGTLEESERARFLAERRERRLAAEREELIAALAQAAVRDELTGLLNRRGLLDRVSAHPGTAGRGGVLVVDVDHFKELNDRFGHLEGDRCLTLVADALASACRPTDVVARFGGEEFVVVLDVEHGQDAGEGDVQLAGERLRAAVRGCALPHPRGGVVTVSVGAARGDWEAALAAADEAVYAAKAAGRDTVVVAAAVPGSTVGART